The genome window TGACTGCAAATGtaaggtgcgcccctacgtttgtCGGACCgggaagaagcgaagtaattgacgtaacaatctgtaccttaaAAGTGTtacagttgattacacactggcgggtgttagacgaggtctcaccgtcagatcaccgataccgagaattcaatctgactcttGCGGGTGAACAGTctacagtacaaagacggaaccctaggaaaacggattggagaaAGTTCAATGGTCTTTTTGGCAATTAAGTGGGtcactaaggactcctttggtgctggaagatgaattgaaaactttgaactgcacacttttagagtgctacaAAGAGGTTTGtgctatttcccgaggccaaaggaACCCCTGGCGGAATCAAGAATTACAAAAActgaggaaatcaaccaggcgacttctgaaccgtgcttacaaaagtaataaaaccgaagactggttaaatttcaggaactcacagcgtgaatataagaggctctttAGGTGTTCGAaaggagactcctttagagcgtactgtgaggaactgcaagccgaaagagagactttAAGGGTGTGCAGGGTCCTTAAAtggatgagtcagccaagttgggCTTTTCTAGAGAACCCGAGTGTAGTTTCATGAGCTCCAaattggattcagtacagaccctcctgggagtacaccacccggagaacaggtgagagaagtggcagggggagagttgacggttcttgcaaccccttcaatacGTAATTGCTGCAAGGGGAGTTGAAGCACTGtatgttacccatgaaaaggtcaGAGCTGTCATAccgtcctttgaacatttcaaagcatctgacatggatggcatctcTTCGGCAATGCTAGAGGAGTGtctggagcacttagagcaacctctaagaaatatttttcgaggatgtcttgccctgggttacgtgccttcctcttcgcAAAAGgataaggtagtcttcatactgaAACCTGGAAAAGATAACCATTCTAATCCGaagaacttcaggcagatcAGCGTGACtccattcttgctgaaaggtttggagagactggtggagcgtcacattcgtggaaacatACTTAGGTCGCACCAACTTAGTGAAAACTAACatgtttaccaacgtggaaagtcctgtgaatctgatcttcattctttggtcacaaagatagaggatgcaactttaaaTGGTGAGTGCGCGGTGGGGGTATTCGTGGACTTTCAAGGGGATTTTGACTGTGATGCCtccagagagcatggttttgatgatgctttaatttaaGTAGATCAATGAGATTctaatgcagagattgctgtacgctgaggtgggtgtcagTCGCTATTTGCAGCAGAAGCAACTaaaggctgcccccaaagaAGTGTGCCTTcgcaactgcaaaatttgccaatacacgcttaaGCTTATGTTGATAACggggctgtgcttgctgttgatcgggatcttaaAACGGTGTGTAGCGTGCGtgtacagcgtgccgttgatttgatagacagttggtgcctcagacatagtCTTTCagctaatccaaataaaatcacaatggatGGACTttccctccctgagatgaggggtactacctttcaaatctccgaagaagtgaaatatctggaagtcacTCTAGagtaaaaacttctttggaacaaatatttAGAGGCAAAGATGAAACGCACTCTCAGAGTTTAGGGGCTGTGCAGAAggacctttgcctcaacatggggaTTCAGgcttcatgtggtaatgtggatatacatggctatcattaggccgatgtttgtttatgcatccgtattgtggtgggttaaggtgagacaaaaaggtttttcagcgtaaactagccgcactgcaaagaactgtgtgtctaggTATTATTGgtgtcatgagcacgacatccggcgcagctctcaaTGCATTACTCATACAcatccatacatctgtttggtagaagatatgaagttaccctgaagcgtagagagaactgggaagtcccagaggaatgcgtggtgggatatacggaagtcttctacatcgatggcgcaaaaacagaacaggcttCGGGAACTGGagcctacctctcgaataaaaaggagaagtgggcttttcctttgggacaatatacaacggtttttcaagcccaagtttatgcgatcctaagggcggtaaattgggtaattgacgagcggttgaaaagcaggcgcatcgcaaatTGTAGTGATAATCaagttgcattgagggcgttgagtagtcctttaatcacctcgaaaatcgttcaggaatgcagaaaccgtttgaactcaatCTCTAGATTtaatgcggtggaactactctgggtacctggtcactgtggcgtaggggaaaatgaaatctcggatgctttagcgaaagaggggtcaatctcccctattccgggaccggaaccagcaattggagtatcagtagcattgactaagtctgtcttcaactgggaacaagcttcccacaatgacagatggcagagcctaaatgctgttcgacacaccaaacttttcctggcagaaccgaacatgcgtaccgtaaagtttatcctgtcgaaaagcaggagacttgcaggagtattgtgggcattctgacaggttataactcactagctggacatatgctcAGAATAGGAAGATGATAGAAGATACGGGTccctcctataatgaggaagcggaatccacgaagcattccctatgtgaatgccccgcctatggacccatcaggcatcagatttttggtgccgatggTCAcaagttgcgacgggtagcaccacatccactaacggaaatcctgcaatacgttaacaaatccgggatatttcgttagatgggggtggAGAGTACAATGtgtcaacacggcctgagtgttcagaagctgtaacttctcccccaccacacacacacctacttaaattataaaggggcgctgcTGGTGGCGGCCGATGAAAGGTTAATGAAACAATCCATCCATCCTGGACATCAGAGGAAGCCGTGACAATTTTTGGTACAGAAACTCACAATATTAtcggaactacaaccacccgatttgatttcccgagccagtggctcatagttcacctttccCTCCACATATTTTCGTTCagtgttgctattatggagcgacccgtcttgtcaattaGCAGCACGTCGTGACGATCAGTGAGAACTTGCCGGTCTCAATGTATACAACCTTGTATACAAGCATGTTCCCTTGATCAGCACATGCTTGTATACATTATGTAgtattatgcctgttcgtgtattgcaccatTGACATGGccgtgcagccagaaatgagatagtccaacgtctctacCGTCGAGCTGCACATTCtgcatctcgggaatgatgccgaatgatcttggcagatgaggtgGCGAACTTATAAAATGCGAAGTCTATTTCTTCTTTATCGTAGACAAAGAACGCCGAAAGAAAaatatctctaaatagatggcaagagtatTAGGGTTGCTCAGGGAAGAGTCGGTGGGCACATAGGTTCATTTGTGCCATCAAGGACTGATTGGAGGGCACAGCGGGATTAATTGTAATCTGAACAAGTTTCCCATGGTACATTGAGGATATCGGCAGGTTTAAACTTAATCGATTGTTCAAACCGCGATGGagccccagaggacccagagcatgtattttttCACTGTCCATGATttgcggaagaaaggaagagcTTAAAGGAGACTTTAGGAGCGGCGCTGGTATAAGAACACCTGGTGCGAAGAAtactagcatgtcaggaagacagATTATGATCGAatctatccaaaacaaactgcgaacGCCAGAGGATACCAGAAAGCGCGATTATGTATGTTGCCTAGAGACGAAAGCTGACGAACTTAGAGTGAACTGACTCCGCCCCCTGAGATAATACCTTATGGCATAGGGGGAGTTGGGAATGGTTgcggtgggtaaaaatcccatacgtTGGCGTGTCTAAGTCAGTATCTTTTCAAGATttgcacctcctcaaaaaaaaaaggtagaCAGGGCGCTGGAGATCAAGGACGTGAATAGGATATACGGGTGGGGGCATGCAGGAGGAGTTTTGGGACTAGGACCTAGGATGGGTGGGTTTGTAAAATTGGGACTGAAAGAAGTTACTTGTGTAGACTATTCAACCTTGGGGATCAAAAAGGCGGTTTTGGGATTGGAGTGCCAGGAGCAATAGGGTGAACAAATAAGTTCGCAGAACGTTCTCTACAACGATCTCAATCTGCCTGGCCTGGACAATGAATGGCTTGGGATGGAATTGGAACTCGGTTAGGAATTTGAGGGTGTGACGGGTTAGGACTGCGTGGTTAGAGATCTATTTAGACTGGTCTTCGTTTTCCAAGATGTTCGAACTCTGGCGGGACACTTTTTGCTTTTGGTGTGGAAATCGTTCCATTTGGAATGGGGAAGTGTCAGATCGAAGACTGAATTGGGGTctgataagctgtttgtagcaaaacagtttAACCTTCTGGGGAGTTGGGAGAGTTGGGATGTTTTGTTTGATGATAGAGCATAGCGATGTGAATGCATCGGTTGCCAGTGAGTTGGTGATATGGGGTATGGGGAACGGACACGAATTCATAGTCACACACGAGataggtgacttctttgacggttgggatggtaaTGTTGTGGATTTTGAGGGACAGGGTTTTTGGCGTCATGTGAGCATTTTCGCGCAACGGGACCGTTTCGCATTTTTGCAAATTTAGGAATAGCTTCCATTTGGAGAAGTAGTTGTAAAGTTCGTCTGAATTCAGCCGAACTTCGTCTACCAGGATGTTCTTGGTGGGGATATTGAGGATTAAGCCATCTGCATATTGATGATATTGGATGGGGTGTGGGTATGGTGGTGGTTTAGGCAGATTAGCGGTTTGTAGGATGCAGCAGGAGATGAGTAAGGTACTGCAAGGTGCGACTGTTTGCAATCCTTCGATTTCCGTCCATATAGGAAGTTGAAGATTAGCTTGCAAAGGTGCAGATATAAGTTTAGGATCCTGGAAAGCTTAAAGGCGAGTTCGTgctgccatacggagtcgaaagctttctttagaTCGAGGAGACTCAGAAGTGGGTACTCTCAGGTGAGTTCGCCCATAAGAGTCAGTTTCCTTGTGGAGACCGTGGATGATTATGGACTGAGTCCTAAGGATGGAGGGTTTCTAGTAGTGGCACTAAGCCCTTGTTCTTTAATGAGCGAAATTTGTTGGGCAATTTGACCCTGTGGACTCTCTAAAAAGGAGGGTTCTATCACCCTTCGTGTTTTTAGGGTCGTCTTTAGGCCACTGCCCTTAAGGGATTTCAGTAGCTGCGGAACATTAATATTATATGCCGCAATTGGAggaatttcctccttttttggcTTTAAGCCACTAGCAGAGGAGGCACTGACACTTGAGGAGCACTTACACTTTAAAGACTCACCTGTTACCCTTTGAGCTTTTTCACCGACAAACAAAGTTGAAAGGGACTTCTTGTGGCTCCTTTTTGATGACCTCAAGGTATACCTTTTCTCTTTCGGGTCCCTGCTTTGGCTCACTCGCGGGTTCTTCCCGCGTTAGGCGAAATGACGAAGTCGCTACTCGCGTAGTGGAGCTGGTACTTCCGTTGGCTTGATCAAAGCAGCAACGTGCTGCCCCACGTTGCAGGGATTTCACTGTGTCCCTCAGTTCGCTGATCGTTTTCAACAGCAGCTCGATTTGAGTGCCCTAATTCCTGTTTTGCCGCAGCACATCATCATTAGTTCGCATTTCGTCGAGCGCGCTGGCCTCCGTAGACATTTGGTGCTGTTTTTCGAAGTCGTTGTTATCGGATGCCATGGGTAACTCCGGCCCCAAGTCATCCTCGGAAACGTGGTTAATATGCTGGGCATTGCTGGTGGTTTTGCGGCGCTTGGGGCCGTTTTTCTCCGTACTCATTACCTTGAATTGTTAAAATCCATTCCAGCGTTTTCTTagtttatgaaagaaaaagacccttgattttgaaaattggtCTGTACAGAGTGCCTAAAACTTGGTTGCTAAGTCACATCGTCTGGCGGCAATATAAATCGATGCTCCTAAAACCTGGCAGTTGATAGCAGCGGTGAGAATTTTCCCTGGGTAGGCACGGGTGCAGGTTCGTGGCAGTCCACTTTCTCTGAGCCTGAAAAAAAGCAACCGCTGCCCACGCTGTTATCGGAtgtgattctcccaggcttcctttttccgtctgtgaaatcgcttctgaTTGTTAGATGAAAAATAAACCATGCTTGAacggtttagtttttttctctaTTTACTTTCGCCGTATTGTTGTAGGTATCGTATAGTGATATCAGTAGATGGGTAGATCCTTGTGTAAGGCCCCGTCAGGTTTAAGATGCTTGATTTTGTTAGTGTCGTGTGGCGAACTGAAGTAACAAGGATCCGCGAACGGTTTACTCCGTACGATCGCCATAATATCTTCAGAGAGCTTTTCTTGCAATGTAGACATCGATGCAATAATAGTTTTGAACTGAATGGGTTAGACCACCAACAATTTATctgtttctattttctttttggaaatttcTAAACCTTTTCTCTATAATTTTAGTTTTCTTCGCACGATGCACTTTGTCGAACATCTAGGCATGTCCATTGTTTCAGCACCGATGGATCTGTGCAAAGTTTGATTCTATATGTGACAGATACATCTAACAACACACCTTCATTATGCTGGGAAAAGGACCAACAAATCAATCTTCCCAGGAATGTTTCATTCCTATCATGCTCAATAGACCACAGTCTTGAGCCGGATTGCCTGTACAACAGCTTGACCTTCTGGTCGTTCGTGCTGTTGATGTGCTTCGGAACAATAGGCTTCAACGTGACAAACTGCATCAGTGACGCAATCTGCTTTGATATGCTTGGTGAATCTCAGGAGATGAAATACGGAGCGCAAAGAGTATGGGGGACTATCGGATTTGGAGCATCGGCTCTCATTGCCGGATTTCTGACTGATATTATGACGACGGATGTTGTAAAAAGTATAACGCCTGCAATTATTGTAATGATTATAGCGAGTGGGCTGGATCTCTTCAGTGTGGCGAAGTTGAAGGTAATAACATATAACACTAATTTACGACAAATATACATTTTTATGtctcaattgcttcatttcagcTTCCGAAATTGTCTTCAGCTGACTCGATACTTCGCGAAGTGTGGACCCTTTTGCGTCAGCCACGAATTGCCATTTTCCTACTGTTTGCCACAATTGCGGGAATTATCGATTCCTTCATAATATATTTCATGTTCTGGCATCTCGAAGAAGTTGCTGCGGAGACAGGATATATGGGATCCATAAAACTTATTGAAGGCTGTGTGGTCGCTGCAGAGTGCCTGGGGGGAGAGATTATCTTCTTTCTAATCAGTGGCAGAATACTTAATCGATTAGGATACGTGCATTGCCTCTCGCTGTGCTTCTTCACATACTCAGTACGTTTAGGCCTTATATCCATTATACCGAATCCTTGGTGGCTAGTGGCTGTCGAACTCCTGATGCAAGGATGTACTTATGCTTTGTGCTACACATGCATTGTCGCGTATGCTTCAGCGATAGCTCCACCTGGAACATCGGCCACTATTCAAGGTATTGTAGCTGGAATGGATGACGGATTAGGATTTTCTATTGGTTCCTTAATTGGTGGACAATTGTATAGATATTTTGGTGGAGCGAGAAGCTTCCAAATGTTTTCAGCTGCAGCCTTTGCAACGTTCATTGCGCATATATTTTTAAGACCAGCTAGTAAGCATGAAACCCACATTTCAAGGATAGGATACCAGTCGCCCACTGAACAAATACATATGACTTCAAAAACGTGACGAGGGTCAAGTTTTAACATTGCTTAGAGATGTATCTTCCGCGAAATTCTAAAATTCTCAGTTTGATGCCAACTACTGCTGCAATACGATAAGATATTTTAGTAGAAACTTGAGTTTTCGCTAGgctattaatttttaaaatataaacctTCACCTTATTTATTTACGCTATATAAACACGTGTGGTTGCAGGATAAAATCTATTCATAAGTTACAATCTTTTTCAAAGACAGGATTCAAGTGAAATCATTCCATTCATGACATGGAACTCTAAAAAAACTACTGTAAACGAATAAATGGATTTATTACTAAAACTACTATAGGagatgaaaaagaaagataCCCAATTTTTGTAACGAAACTTTTTCAAATTCTTGTAAAAGGTACATTTTTCAAAAGTATCTAATTGTACGTATACTTTACGATCTGAAACTACTGTAGGTAACATTTTCCAACTTTTGTATTTATTGAACatagatatataaatataaataagtaagcacaaaaaaataaagttaccaGTATTCATCTTTACGTAAAGGTCTCGTTTTTCCTTAAATGTTTTTAATGTAGAAATTCCAAATCATACGCATGCCCTTTCCACCCAAATCATAGTCGGCTACTATTAAGTAATGTTTCATGAGAAGGCCTCTGATCCAAACCAGCGAATCCATGGTACTTATGTTACGAGCCGCCCTTGTCCTTCAGAGGCCGTCCAATCATTTTAACCTCTTTTGCGCCGCTCAGACTTCACTATTTCTTTGACTAAATTTGGCGTGCTTTGCGAATTATCAGGGACATTCTTCCCCTCTTCACGAACCTACGACAATAAATTTTTACCTAGTTCGGATCTTCAGGTATCCCGAAACCACCAGGAGAAATAGGAAATTCATCAAGCCCctgcgtccattaaattctctggctcgcCAGTTAACTCTCCCAAACTACCTTATGATTTACTCTgctgctacttttcctcagtctataaACCCTCACCTTgctcctcttccctcccgctAGTGGATTAGCTGCCTCGTCCcgtctaccattccccttcttacccctctccttgtcgaCATCCTTATTggaaaacttgatgccaatgccgGCTCTGGCTATGATGGTCTTTCAAAtccctttttgcttaaaactggcaGGTCAATCTGCTTTCCCCTAACTCCTATttccaacaaaagcctcgaacaAAATCATTTTCCTGGCTTGTAGAAAGAGGCTGTCATCATcctcattcacaaaagtggcgatcgtacgcttggcatgaattaccgtcccatttccctcctctcctcctgttggtTGTCCGCCCATTTTCGCCACTACATGTTGAAAGAGCAACATAgttttgttaagcgtaggtccactgcctccaacttgctcgactttaccaacttctAACTTGTCTAAATTCACGACAAGGAGGGCGtatcatttacactgactttgctaaagcctttgacactttaaatcacaagatacttctgtgGCGGAACGAGCAACTTTCGTGTCGGACACACGCCAGTACAAATCGTGCGGGCATAACatcggaaaacaatttttgacagcgaaaattgtttttggtgTTAATTGGAGACAGACGAGCTGAAGGAGAGAGGTGACTTCTCTCTACTTCTATCTAAACTCTCGTCTATAAACGTTTAAAAATTACTTGTTTAATGGGTTGCATCTTACCTTTCCAGCCGTTCCTGCGGCGTCTCTTTTGGCTGCTGCACATCCCGCTCTTTTTCCCCGTCCTCTCGCGTCCCGCagagatctattctgggtccttttttatttctgtttttctaTCAATGACCCGCTTCCCTTTCTTTACTTGTCTCTGTTTGCTCTACGCCGACGactttaagctgttttccggtATTTCGTCGCTATGGAATGTGTTTCCTTTTAATCTAATCTAGACACCCTGGTTTGTTCGTACTCTGCTAAaggtttagcgctaaatgtcaGGAAGTCTCACTCATATTTGCTACTCGCTTGAATCTCCACCTACTTCCTTCTTCTACTattttaacggacattccttatcatacctaaattccattcatggcctcggagtcactttcggcaATAAGCTTCGTTTCGACACTCATTgcttcgaagtcaccaatcgagcagcaaaatcgtcaggctttatacttcgcacCTCCTCTTATTCTGACTCCATCTAACCCTACTTGCGTGATCTGGACACCCTCACGtagctgtgattgtcttgcccttgaaaatgtgcaacgtaaattcacccatttccacttctttaagaaaaacttcgcTCTTGTGGACTACCCTTCGCGTATCCGAttccccttcctacaacagcgtagatcctatctggatttatgcacattttttaaactttcatcgggtctgatggactgttccGCCTCTAACGAAATCCCCTGCCGCTGCTTTATCCTCCTCTGGagggcaataagtaattggagatTACTCTCtctgtccgttaaataaataaataaattcgaaGTAACGCAAAAATTTGAGGTTATGACCAAATATCGTACACATACCGGTGATAATTTATTTCGCAGTGTTTTGGAGCCAACCCAGAATTACTGAAAACtcaccaaaaatttgatgtctgatgcgtacATCCTTTTGATTTCAGTGTTTACGGTGTGGTCGACTGAAAAGATGAATATTGCAACTGCCATAATGAGAGGAACTCGAAACCTGACTACAGCCAGTCTGTCGGTGGCAttgttgcctaattcttccagaaaatgcGAAAGGAAGGTTAGGCAAAAGGAAAATGGGGGCGGTAACAAATGCAATTCATGAAGAGGAAAgctgtttggttttggtgcttcAATTGGTCTGATGACTGCGAACCTATGGTGCGTGCCTGGAGTCAAGAAGGAGTGAAGTAACTGAGCCAACAGTCTGTATTTCGAAATTGTTAGAATTGATTAGAGAGTGGTGAGTGCTAGACGAAGTTTCACTcttagatcaccgttacttaaaaTCTAATCTGACGAACAACCTGAAATACAAAGACATAATCCTAGGAAACGTATTGGAtaaagttcaataaacttctcgacaacaaagtggagctccctaggcTACTAATGACTCTTTTGGCGGTAGAAGATCAATTATATACTATGAATCGCACATTTTTAAGATACTTTAAAGAGCCCTATCGTATTAGTCGAGGTAAAAGCGGCAAAAGGGTTCCCTGGGGGAACCGAGAATCGCAAAGACTCGGGAAATCAACCACACGACTTCTGAATCGTAACTGTGAAAGCAGTAAAAATGAAGACTGGTAAAACTTCAGGAACTCAAAGcgagaatataagaggctcgcaaAACGTTACAAACGAGGCTCCTATAGATCGTGCTGATAGAAACTATAAGGTAAAGCGGATAGagggacttcaaggctgtggtGAGTCCTTGAAAGAAGTCGGTCAAGTTAGGCTGTACTAGATAATCGGAttgaactttcacgaactccagagttgagtgtGTATAGACCCTCTCGGAAGTGCACCATCGGGAGAACAGGTCAAGGAAGTAGGAGGGAGGGGTTGGCGGTATCCATAAACTTTTCAGCAGCGTTGGAAGTGCAATTAAGACATTGCGAGAAGGGTGATTACCGATGAAAAAGTCCTGCGATACTGTCTTTTGAGCATTTCAAAGTACCTGAGAggaatggcatctatccagcgattcTAAGACACAAATATACTTTGAGGGTGTTTtgctgtgtccggatggctcatgTGGCAAGAACGCTAGGTTATCGTTGAGGAAGGTTGCGGTTTaactctcactggtggcagagaggtttgttattgtgactggatgtcgtgTGAgttaactgtgaatgagtacctgagtcaaatcagggtaataatcgcgggcgagcgcaatgttgaccacattaccCCCAACAGTACgtgtgaaaacataagcgaacggctatgaactctgcgcttgtgaggaaaatttggaaatataagccttcttaacgttcacgcccctacagaggagactgcagagtcggaaaagcataccttctacgaggcagtagaacgaaccctcgaagcctgtcccagatatgatatcaagatcatacttggggattttaacagccaagtagggaaggagcccgtattcagacgatacgttggctcccatagcttacatcaaaatacaaatgataacggactgcggatcattcaattagcagtgtcacacgaaatggttgttggaagtacctggtttgcgcggaaagcggtccacaaacatacgtgggcctctccagacgggatcacattcaaccaaattgaccacgtgttcatcgaacgttgccacctctcagccttgatgaatgtcagaacatataggggggccaatatagactcggatcactatctcgttggcatgatgctccgagctcgaataacaacatcacccagaatccctctgacaatcaggtgagagttaacactgaagccatccgcaacacaaccctccgcaacacctataagagggaaatggatgccgcaataaccgcagtcaacagagatcctggagatgaaccatcaacaaatgatcttcataatcacctgaagaacgttatcataaatacggccacaaacatacttggccccagccatgaatgtaatctagcaacgaaacggaagaatgctgcatgccgAGTCATCCATGCATTCCCCAAGAACGTTGGCAcgagcggagacttatcacgaactccggcgagcggagaagcgacttcacagacggaaaaaggaaacctgggagaaccaacaggtctgcgaacttgaaaagtacagggagcaatcgcaacaggcgcggaagttttaccaacaagtcagcaggatgaagtcttatacacctcgatgttcatcctgccgagacaaagagggaaatctgatttccgaccgaatggaaatattggaacgatgggttgagtactttgatgagctattgaacaaccataacatcggcgagttggaggtcccgccaactgaagacgacggacaaatactgccaccaccaagtatagaagaaacagtccgggcaatttatcggcttaaaaatcataagtcaccaggagccgatagaattacagccgaattagttaaatatggaggcgaccagttacaccaagtggtttatcaacttgtgctaaaggtgtgggacagtgaatcaatgcctgac of Hermetia illucens chromosome 4, iHerIll2.2.curated.20191125, whole genome shotgun sequence contains these proteins:
- the LOC119653579 gene encoding major facilitator superfamily domain-containing protein 6, with the translated sequence MKINKRLLPIKAHYFFFMAAMGPILPQMAVFGKQLGISPDIMGFVTSVLPILYILAKPAVGFLADYFSRYRKMIFVLIIVIMTICFAGFEIVPPPKQHLVSSQAVYNFTLDSGTQDLNQCKSEFSSHDALCRTSRHVHCFSTDGSVQSLILYVTDTSNNTPSLCWEKDQQINLPRNVSFLSCSIDHSLEPDCLYNSLTFWSFVLLMCFGTIGFNVTNCISDAICFDMLGESQEMKYGAQRVWGTIGFGASALIAGFLTDIMTTDVVKSITPAIIVMIIASGLDLFSVAKLKLPKLSSADSILREVWTLLRQPRIAIFLLFATIAGIIDSFIIYFMFWHLEEVAAETGYMGSIKLIEGCVVAAECLGGEIIFFLISGRILNRLGYVHCLSLCFFTYSVRLGLISIIPNPWWLVAVELLMQGCTYALCYTCIVAYASAIAPPGTSATIQGIVAGMDDGLGFSIGSLIGGQLYRYFGGARSFQMFSAAAFATFIAHIFLRPASKHETHISRIGYQSPTEQIHMTSKT